A single region of the Dyella humicola genome encodes:
- a CDS encoding glycosyltransferase gives MSAVATPARSLTVVQLIPGLDSGGAERSALEIARALVKAGHQSVVISAGGRMVQQLEAEGSRHVVLDVGRKSLSTLMKMGELRRLLRELKPDIVHARSRLPAWMTWWAIKGLKPKPHFVTTVHGLNSPGRYSAILLRGERVIAVSQTLRDFMLSHYPWLEPARVRVIPRGIDPEAFPYGHRPDDMWRKAFFAEFPALAGAPLLTLPGRGTRLKGHHDAVELLGELKRRGIDARLLLLGVIEPGRDAYVDELRSLIRARGLESQVVLTPPRSDVRDIYAISSLVLQLSKKPESFGRTVIEALSLCRPVLGYAHGGVGELLAELYPAGRVPVADRERLVERAAELLRVAPPIPMLQSYRLTDMQQATLALYDELTA, from the coding sequence ATGTCAGCAGTCGCCACCCCAGCCAGGTCACTGACCGTCGTTCAGCTGATCCCCGGCCTCGATTCGGGCGGGGCGGAGCGTTCTGCGCTGGAAATCGCGCGGGCGCTGGTGAAGGCTGGCCACCAGTCCGTCGTGATCTCGGCGGGCGGCCGTATGGTGCAGCAGCTGGAAGCCGAAGGTAGCCGGCACGTCGTCCTGGATGTGGGTCGCAAGTCGTTGAGTACGCTCATGAAAATGGGTGAGCTCCGGCGCCTCCTGCGCGAGCTCAAGCCCGATATTGTGCATGCCCGTTCGCGTCTGCCGGCGTGGATGACCTGGTGGGCCATCAAGGGCCTCAAGCCGAAACCCCATTTCGTGACTACCGTTCACGGGCTCAATTCGCCGGGCCGCTATAGCGCGATCCTGCTGCGTGGCGAACGGGTGATCGCGGTGTCGCAGACCTTGCGAGATTTCATGCTCAGTCACTACCCGTGGCTGGAGCCGGCGCGGGTGCGGGTGATTCCTCGCGGTATTGATCCGGAGGCCTTTCCGTACGGGCATCGCCCCGATGACATGTGGCGGAAAGCCTTTTTCGCCGAGTTCCCGGCGCTCGCGGGTGCACCGTTGCTGACCCTGCCGGGCCGCGGCACGCGGCTGAAGGGACACCACGATGCCGTCGAGCTGCTGGGTGAACTGAAGCGTCGCGGTATCGACGCACGCCTGCTTCTGCTCGGCGTTATCGAGCCCGGCCGTGACGCCTATGTCGATGAACTGCGCAGCCTGATTCGCGCCCGTGGCCTGGAGTCACAGGTCGTGCTGACCCCGCCGCGCAGCGATGTGCGCGACATCTATGCGATCTCGTCGCTGGTGCTGCAGCTCTCCAAGAAGCCCGAATCGTTCGGGCGCACCGTGATCGAGGCGCTGTCGCTGTGCCGCCCCGTGCTGGGTTACGCGCATGGTGGTGTCGGTGAGTTGCTGGCCGAGCTGTATCCCGCGGGCCGTGTTCCGGTGGCCGACCGCGAGCGGCTGGTCGAGCGTGCCGCCGAGTTGCTCCGTGTCGCACCGCCTATCCCGATGCTGCAAAGCTACCGGCTCACCGACATGCAGCAGGCCACGCTGGCGCT